The following proteins are co-located in the Streptomyces asiaticus genome:
- a CDS encoding IS1380 family transposase, which translates to MKKRIGSYPRVRTEGGGRGVVSQAGGVLLVETVRRTGLDQAISAALAPWRRPRAVHGPGKILLDVVLAVALGGDCLADVGMLRAEPAVFGPVASDPTVSRLISTLSSGGQRVLTALRSARAEVRQHVRRLAGEAAPDAGGQVIVDIDGVLVLAHSEKQDAAATWKKTFGHHPLMGFVDHGRGGSGEPVVGLLRPGNAGSNTAADHSEATKLALAQLPKRLRRGRQTLIRTDSGGGTHEFVAWLAQRGRWLSYSVGMTITDAIHQAVLKVPASAWTPAVEADGEIRDGAWVAELAGDCLTGWPKGLRLIVLKERPHPGAQLRFTDAAGMRLTCFATNTADEAIATLELRHRQRARAEDRIRAARATGLRNLPLHDAAQNQIWLEIVQIALDLLAWMPVLALTGKARLWEPRRLRLRLFSTAAQLITTGRRRILRLAKHCPWTDVITEALERLHALPNPV; encoded by the coding sequence GTGAAGAAGCGTATCGGGTCCTATCCGCGTGTTCGTACCGAAGGCGGTGGTCGCGGGGTGGTCTCCCAGGCCGGCGGTGTGCTGCTGGTCGAGACGGTTCGCAGGACCGGCCTGGATCAGGCGATATCTGCGGCGTTGGCGCCGTGGCGCAGGCCGCGGGCGGTGCATGGTCCGGGCAAGATCCTGCTGGATGTGGTGCTCGCCGTGGCGCTGGGAGGGGACTGCCTGGCCGATGTGGGCATGTTGCGGGCCGAGCCGGCCGTGTTCGGTCCGGTGGCCTCCGACCCCACGGTCTCCCGGCTGATCAGCACGCTGTCGTCGGGCGGACAGCGGGTCCTGACCGCGTTGCGTTCCGCCCGTGCTGAAGTACGCCAACACGTGCGGCGGTTGGCCGGGGAAGCCGCGCCGGACGCGGGCGGGCAGGTGATCGTGGATATCGACGGGGTCCTCGTCCTGGCGCACTCCGAGAAGCAGGACGCCGCCGCGACCTGGAAGAAGACGTTCGGACACCACCCGCTGATGGGCTTCGTCGATCATGGCCGGGGCGGGTCCGGCGAGCCGGTCGTGGGTCTGTTGCGGCCCGGCAATGCGGGCTCCAACACCGCCGCGGACCACAGCGAGGCCACCAAGCTGGCCCTGGCCCAGCTGCCGAAACGGCTACGACGCGGGCGGCAGACGCTGATCCGTACCGACTCCGGCGGTGGCACCCACGAGTTCGTCGCCTGGCTCGCCCAGCGTGGAAGGTGGCTGTCGTACTCGGTCGGCATGACCATCACCGATGCCATCCACCAAGCCGTCCTGAAGGTCCCGGCCTCGGCGTGGACACCGGCCGTGGAAGCCGACGGCGAGATCCGCGACGGCGCCTGGGTCGCCGAACTCGCCGGTGACTGCCTGACGGGCTGGCCGAAGGGACTACGGCTGATTGTGCTCAAGGAACGGCCGCACCCCGGTGCCCAGTTGCGCTTCACCGACGCCGCCGGCATGCGCCTTACCTGCTTCGCCACCAACACGGCCGACGAGGCGATCGCCACCCTCGAACTGCGCCACCGCCAGCGGGCACGCGCCGAGGACCGCATCCGCGCCGCCCGCGCCACCGGCCTGCGCAACCTCCCCCTCCACGACGCCGCGCAGAACCAGATCTGGCTGGAGATCGTCCAGATCGCCCTCGACCTGCTGGCCTGGATGCCCGTGCTTGCCCTGACCGGCAAGGCCCGCCTGTGGGAGCCCCGCCGCCTGCGGCTTCGGCTGTTCTCCACCGCCGCCCAGCTCATCACCACCGGACGCCGCCGCATCCTCCGCCTGGCCAAGCACTGTCCCTGGACCGACGTGATCACCGAAGCCCTGGAACGACTCCACGCCCTCCCGAACCCCGTCTGA
- a CDS encoding DUF7701 domain-containing protein yields MTYLDQLAELIRSCLPAEAEPPEDSDDLFRIYAVLLRAKGEQVTEEDVHDAWSAWIQSVNSRHQALVPFQDLDAQTRAFDAPYARAIRTAARYTQERVS; encoded by the coding sequence GTGACCTACCTCGACCAGCTCGCCGAACTGATCCGTTCCTGCCTTCCGGCTGAAGCCGAACCTCCTGAGGATTCTGACGATTTGTTCCGTATCTACGCCGTGCTCTTGAGGGCTAAGGGGGAGCAGGTCACTGAAGAGGACGTCCACGACGCCTGGTCGGCCTGGATACAGTCGGTCAACAGCCGTCACCAGGCGCTGGTGCCCTTCCAGGACCTCGACGCGCAGACCCGGGCCTTCGACGCTCCGTACGCGCGGGCTATCCGCACTGCCGCCCGCTATACCCAAGAGCGCGTCAGCTGA
- a CDS encoding RipA family octameric membrane protein — protein sequence MALSDPEQRAEVLELYKLAVEMADRVSVRRGTANAFFLTVQTTFVALIGLGFPKLSNAPWWVSASLLLVGVTLSATWWMQLRSYRDLNTAKFKVIIKLEEGLPAKIFTDEWDQLRRDPVHGWRKRYAELGTSERVIPVVFAVAHLLVFVGTLTM from the coding sequence GTGGCGTTATCTGACCCAGAGCAGCGGGCTGAGGTGCTGGAACTGTACAAACTCGCCGTCGAGATGGCCGACCGGGTATCGGTGCGCCGCGGAACCGCCAACGCGTTCTTCTTGACCGTGCAGACCACGTTCGTCGCCTTGATCGGTCTCGGCTTTCCGAAGCTGTCCAACGCTCCGTGGTGGGTGTCGGCGTCGCTGCTTCTGGTCGGCGTGACGCTCTCTGCGACGTGGTGGATGCAACTGCGTAGCTACCGGGACCTGAACACCGCGAAGTTCAAGGTCATCATCAAGCTGGAGGAAGGTCTCCCTGCCAAGATCTTCACCGACGAGTGGGATCAGCTGCGACGCGACCCCGTTCACGGCTGGCGCAAGCGTTATGCGGAACTGGGCACATCCGAGCGCGTGATCCCCGTGGTGTTCGCCGTAGCGCATCTGCTCGTCTTCGTTGGCACACTGACGATGTGA